Proteins co-encoded in one Leptodactylus fuscus isolate aLepFus1 chromosome 4, aLepFus1.hap2, whole genome shotgun sequence genomic window:
- the TMEM170B gene encoding transmembrane protein 170B — translation MKAEKEDLSMINLSVQQVLSLWAHGTVLRTLTEMWYWVFLWALFSSLFVHGAAGVLMFVMLQRHKQGRLICVVLVSIGFLVSVTGAMITSAAVAGIYQVAGKNMAPLQALVFGVGQTVLTVIISFSRVLATL, via the exons ATGAAGGCGGAGAAGGAGGACCTGTCAATGATCAACCTGTCGGTGCAGCAAGTGCTGAGCCTGTGGGCACACGGGACGGTGCTGAGGACCCTGACCG AGATGTGGTACTGGGTTTTCCTGTGGgccctcttctcttctctctttgtCCATGGAGCAGCAGGAGTTCTGATGTTTGTCATGCTACAGAGGCACAAACAGGGGAGGCTGATATGTGTGGTCTTGGTCAGCATTGGCTTCCTGGTTTCTGTCACCGGAGCAATGATAACTA GTGCAGCAGTCGCAGGCATTTATCAAGTTGCAGGAAAGAACATGGCACCCCTACAAGCTTTGGTATTTGGAGTCGGGCAGACAGTGCTGACTGTAATCATTTCCTTCTCACGTGTTCTTGCCACACTATGA